A single region of the Candidatus Methylomirabilota bacterium genome encodes:
- a CDS encoding methylmalonyl-CoA mutase family protein has translation MADDPGMADEKKRWEKETYGPFVDRSPERDVPYETLSGIPVRPLYTPADLAGFCYEDKLGFPGEFPYTRGPYPSMYRGKLWTMRMFAGFGRPEDTNARFKYLLEQGQTGLSTAFDMPALMGYDADHLRARGEVGREGVSVSTLADFEILFRDIPLDRVTTSMTINCTASVALAMYLALADQQGVSWDTVGGTMQNDMLKEFIAQKEWISPPESAVRIVVDTIEFCARHVPKFNPVSISGYHIREAGSTAVQELAFTLADGFGYVQACVERGLDVDDFAPRLSFFFDIHNDFFEEIAKLRAARRIWATVMRERFGAKKAESMRLRTHTQTAGVSATAQQPLNNIARVAIQALAAVLGGAQSLHTNSFDEVLALPTEEAVTVALRTQQIIAEETGAALTADPLGGSYFLESLTDTMEAQAMAYIRRIDELGGIIRAIDTGYPQHEIADAAYRYQLMDDRGRKVVVGVNKYVMADERPVEYLKLDEAMEREQIESVRARKASRDMAKVERRLKQLAEACRNGHNVMPVLVDAVKDYVSLGEVSDVYRQVFGLYREPIIF, from the coding sequence ATGGCTGACGACCCTGGCATGGCTGACGAGAAGAAGCGCTGGGAAAAGGAGACGTACGGACCCTTCGTCGACCGCTCGCCCGAGCGGGACGTGCCGTACGAGACTCTCTCGGGCATCCCCGTGCGGCCGCTCTATACTCCGGCGGACCTCGCGGGCTTCTGCTACGAGGACAAGCTCGGGTTTCCGGGCGAGTTTCCGTACACGCGCGGGCCCTATCCCTCCATGTACCGCGGCAAGCTCTGGACCATGCGCATGTTCGCGGGCTTCGGCCGCCCCGAGGACACCAACGCGCGCTTCAAGTATCTCCTCGAGCAGGGACAGACGGGCCTCAGCACCGCCTTCGACATGCCCGCCCTCATGGGGTACGACGCCGACCACCTGCGCGCCCGCGGCGAGGTGGGGCGCGAGGGCGTGTCCGTCTCGACGCTCGCGGACTTCGAGATCCTGTTCCGCGACATCCCCCTCGACCGCGTGACCACGTCCATGACCATCAACTGCACGGCTTCGGTGGCCCTCGCCATGTACCTGGCCCTGGCCGATCAGCAGGGTGTGTCGTGGGACACCGTCGGCGGCACCATGCAGAACGACATGCTCAAGGAGTTCATCGCCCAGAAGGAATGGATCTCCCCGCCCGAGTCGGCCGTGCGCATCGTGGTCGACACCATCGAGTTCTGCGCGCGGCACGTGCCGAAGTTCAACCCGGTGTCCATCTCGGGCTATCACATCCGGGAGGCGGGCTCCACCGCCGTCCAGGAGCTGGCCTTCACCCTTGCCGATGGATTCGGATACGTGCAGGCCTGCGTGGAGCGGGGACTCGACGTGGACGACTTCGCGCCGCGCCTGTCGTTCTTCTTCGACATCCACAACGATTTCTTCGAGGAGATCGCCAAGCTGCGGGCGGCCCGGCGCATCTGGGCCACCGTGATGCGGGAGCGATTCGGCGCCAAGAAGGCCGAGTCCATGCGGCTCCGCACGCACACGCAGACGGCGGGGGTCTCGGCCACCGCGCAGCAGCCCCTCAACAACATCGCCCGCGTGGCCATCCAGGCCCTGGCCGCCGTGCTCGGGGGGGCGCAGTCGCTGCACACCAACTCCTTCGACGAAGTGCTGGCCCTGCCCACGGAGGAGGCGGTGACGGTGGCCCTCCGGACCCAGCAGATCATCGCCGAGGAGACGGGGGCGGCCCTGACCGCCGATCCCCTCGGCGGCTCGTACTTCCTCGAGTCCCTCACGGACACCATGGAGGCGCAGGCCATGGCCTATATCCGCAGGATCGACGAGCTGGGCGGGATCATCCGCGCCATCGATACGGGTTATCCGCAGCACGAGATCGCGGACGCGGCCTACCGCTACCAGCTCATGGACGACCGAGGACGGAAAGTCGTGGTGGGCGTCAACAAGTACGTCATGGCGGACGAGAGGCCGGTCGAGTACCTGAAGCTCGACGAGGCCATGGAGCGCGAGCAGATCGAGAGCGTGAGGGCGCGGAAGGCCTCCCGCGATATGGCCAAGGTCGAGAGGCGGCTCAAGCAGCTCGCGGAGGCGTGCCGGAACGGCCACAACGTGATGCCCGTGCTCGTGGACGCCGTCAAGGACTACGTCTCGCTGGGCGAGGTGTCCGATGTCTACCGGCAGGTCTTCGGTCTCTACCGGGAACCGATCATCTTCTAG
- a CDS encoding electron transfer flavoprotein subunit beta/FixA family protein: MKILVMIKQVPDTATQVKISSDPKAIDTAGITWIVSPYDEFAIEEALRIKEKRGQGEVVAVTLGPERAKEALRSCLAMGADRAIHLNDPAWEPADTLLTARALAAVIKQEQAALALFGRQAIDDDMGAVGAAVAELLGWPCASWIMEESVDEAGKTIRVGRQVEGGLEIFDLPLPAAVSAQKGLNEPRYPTLKGIMGAKKKEIKDVKAADLGLAAEAPALSVVKLEALPPRPPGRIIPGDPAEAAKELVRSLREDAKAI; the protein is encoded by the coding sequence ATGAAGATCCTCGTCATGATCAAGCAGGTGCCGGACACGGCGACCCAGGTGAAGATCTCCTCGGATCCGAAGGCCATCGACACGGCCGGGATCACCTGGATCGTCTCTCCCTACGATGAGTTCGCCATCGAGGAGGCGCTCCGGATCAAGGAGAAGCGAGGACAGGGGGAGGTCGTGGCCGTCACCCTGGGGCCGGAACGCGCCAAGGAGGCGTTACGGTCCTGCCTGGCCATGGGCGCCGACCGCGCCATCCACCTGAATGATCCGGCCTGGGAGCCGGCGGACACCCTCCTCACCGCGCGCGCCCTCGCGGCCGTCATCAAGCAGGAGCAGGCGGCGCTGGCTCTCTTCGGCCGGCAGGCCATCGACGATGACATGGGCGCGGTGGGCGCGGCGGTGGCCGAGCTGCTCGGCTGGCCGTGCGCCTCCTGGATCATGGAGGAGTCGGTGGACGAGGCGGGAAAGACCATTCGGGTGGGACGCCAGGTCGAGGGCGGACTCGAGATTTTCGACCTGCCGCTCCCCGCCGCCGTCTCGGCGCAGAAGGGGCTGAACGAGCCGCGCTATCCGACCCTCAAGGGCATCATGGGAGCCAAGAAGAAGGAGATCAAGGACGTCAAGGCCGCGGATCTCGGTCTGGCGGCCGAGGCACCGGCTCTGTCCGTGGTCAAGCTCGAAGCGCTGCCCCCGCGTCCGCCGGGACGCATCATTCCCGGTGACCCCGCGGAGGCGGCCAAGGAACTGGTCCGCTCGTTGCGCGAAGACGCCAAGGCCATCTAA
- a CDS encoding acyl-CoA dehydrogenase, with translation MNVELTEEQRMIQDVARDFAEKELRPIASAIDREARFPQETVRRMGELGLMGIFIPEAWGGSGGDVVGYAVAVEEVSRACASHGVIMSVNNSLYCDPVWAHGTDEQRRRFLTPFASGVRLGCFSLTEPEAGSDATNQHTLAKRADDAYELNGRKIFVTNGREAHAALVFAQTDQTLAHRGISAFIVEKGTPGFTVVKTEDKLGIRASDTAEFLFENCRVPVANRLGEEGQGFKIAAGALDGGRIGIAAQAVGIAVAAYEASLVYARERKSFGAPIGQHQMVQWMLADMATGIEAARLLTLRAAFLKDKGLPYGAEAAMAKLFASEMAMRVTTDAIQVHGGYGYINEYQVERHFRDAKITQLYEGTSQIQKLVIARHLLASPTRAA, from the coding sequence ATGAACGTGGAGCTGACGGAAGAGCAGAGGATGATCCAGGACGTGGCGCGCGATTTCGCCGAGAAGGAGCTGCGGCCGATCGCCTCCGCCATAGACCGCGAAGCGCGCTTTCCCCAGGAGACCGTGCGCCGCATGGGCGAGCTCGGGCTCATGGGCATCTTCATCCCCGAGGCCTGGGGGGGCAGCGGCGGCGATGTCGTCGGCTATGCCGTGGCGGTCGAGGAAGTCTCGCGGGCCTGCGCCTCTCACGGGGTCATCATGTCGGTGAACAACTCGCTGTACTGCGACCCCGTGTGGGCCCATGGCACCGACGAGCAGAGGCGCCGCTTTCTCACTCCCTTTGCCTCGGGCGTCAGGCTCGGCTGCTTCTCCCTGACCGAGCCCGAGGCAGGCTCGGACGCCACCAACCAGCACACGCTCGCCAAGCGAGCTGACGACGCCTATGAGCTGAACGGTAGGAAGATCTTCGTCACCAATGGTCGCGAGGCGCACGCCGCCCTCGTCTTCGCCCAGACCGACCAGACCCTGGCCCACCGCGGGATCAGCGCCTTCATCGTGGAGAAGGGCACGCCGGGCTTCACCGTGGTCAAGACCGAGGACAAGCTCGGGATCCGGGCGTCGGACACCGCGGAGTTCCTCTTCGAGAACTGCCGGGTACCCGTGGCGAACCGTCTCGGCGAGGAAGGGCAAGGGTTCAAGATCGCCGCCGGCGCGCTCGACGGCGGGCGCATCGGCATCGCGGCCCAGGCCGTGGGCATCGCGGTGGCCGCCTACGAGGCGTCGCTCGTGTACGCGCGCGAACGCAAGAGCTTCGGCGCGCCCATCGGCCAGCACCAGATGGTGCAGTGGATGCTGGCCGACATGGCCACAGGGATCGAGGCCGCGCGGCTCCTCACCCTGCGGGCGGCCTTCCTCAAGGACAAGGGGCTGCCCTACGGGGCCGAGGCGGCCATGGCCAAGCTCTTCGCCTCCGAGATGGCCATGCGCGTGACCACGGACGCCATCCAGGTCCACGGTGGCTACGGCTACATCAACGAATACCAGGTCGAGCGGCACTTCCGGGATGCCAAGATCACCCAGCTCTACGAGGGCACCTCCCAGATCCAGAAGCTCGTCATCGCCCGTCACCTTCTGGCCAGCCCGACGAGGGCGGCCTAA
- the trpD gene encoding anthranilate phosphoribosyltransferase has protein sequence MIAEAMRALVERRDLSRIEAAAAMDAIMSGAATHAQIAGFLTALRMKGETVEELIGFAQVMRQKVVRVRTRGDEMAGLTGTDREMLVDTCGTGGDASGTFNVSTATAFVVAGAGLKVAKHGNRSSSTLCGSADVVETLGISLELTPPQVGRCIDEVGIGFMYAPLLHTAMKHVMPARREIGIRTVFNLLGPLTNPAGANAQVIGVASASLTEPLARVLAELGTVRAFVVHGADGLDEISNTGESQISEVHDGVVRNSRVRPEDFGVGRASIRDLQGGDRGENAQIIRLVLGGEPGPRRDIVLMNASAALVAGGKARDFKEGVAVASQSIDSGAAAAKLEALVERSQSLAGGAE, from the coding sequence ATCATTGCCGAAGCGATGCGGGCCCTCGTCGAACGCCGCGACCTGTCACGGATCGAGGCGGCGGCGGCCATGGACGCCATCATGTCCGGCGCGGCCACCCATGCGCAGATCGCCGGGTTCTTGACGGCGCTCCGGATGAAGGGCGAGACGGTGGAGGAGCTGATCGGCTTCGCCCAGGTCATGCGGCAAAAGGTCGTCCGCGTCCGCACGCGTGGCGACGAGATGGCCGGGCTTACCGGCACCGACCGAGAGATGCTCGTCGACACCTGCGGCACGGGTGGCGATGCCTCGGGCACCTTCAATGTCTCCACCGCCACGGCCTTCGTGGTGGCGGGCGCCGGTCTGAAAGTCGCCAAGCATGGCAATCGATCGTCCTCGACCTTGTGCGGATCGGCCGATGTCGTGGAGACGCTCGGCATCAGCCTCGAGCTCACGCCCCCGCAGGTGGGCCGGTGCATCGACGAGGTCGGCATCGGGTTCATGTATGCCCCGCTCCTCCACACCGCCATGAAGCACGTGATGCCGGCCCGCCGCGAGATCGGAATCCGGACCGTCTTCAACCTGCTGGGGCCGCTGACGAATCCGGCGGGCGCCAACGCCCAGGTGATCGGCGTGGCCTCGGCGAGCCTCACCGAGCCTCTGGCCCGCGTGCTCGCCGAGCTCGGCACCGTCCGGGCCTTCGTGGTGCACGGCGCCGACGGCCTCGACGAGATCTCCAATACCGGGGAGAGCCAGATCTCCGAGGTGCACGATGGCGTGGTGCGAAACTCCCGCGTGCGCCCCGAAGATTTCGGCGTGGGGAGGGCGAGCATCCGCGACCTCCAGGGCGGCGACCGCGGTGAGAACGCCCAGATCATCCGCCTCGTGCTGGGCGGCGAGCCGGGGCCGCGACGGGACATCGTTCTCATGAACGCGTCGGCCGCCCTGGTCGCGGGAGGCAAGGCCCGTGACTTCAAGGAAGGGGTGGCCGTGGCCTCCCAGTCGATCGATTCCGGCGCGGCGGCGGCCAAGCTCGAGGCCCTCGTGGAGCGCTCCCAGAGCCTCGCCGGCGGAGCTGAGTAG
- a CDS encoding branched-chain amino acid aminotransferase has translation MSDAIRVVKATTHKTKPKDSELGFGSVFTDHMFVSDFQEEKGWYDPRVEPYGLLPLDPAAAVLHYAQAVFDGLKAFRGVDGKVRLFRPQKHVERLNNSAKHMCIPPLDPELALRSLVTLVGIERDWVPAAIGTSLYIRPTIIASEPFLGVRPAKSYIYFVILSPVGAYYPEGMAPVKIRVEERHVRAVEGGLGNAKTGANYAASLMAGEEAKHEGFTQVLWLDGVHRKYIDEVGTMNIMVKIAGEVITPPLTGTILPGVTRDSVLTLLRDWGGKVSERQISIDEVVAAHTAGTLEEVFGTGTAAVISPVGELAFRGRRMVINGGTIGPMTQKLYDAIVGIQYGKLADPHGWMVEV, from the coding sequence ATGTCGGACGCGATCAGAGTTGTCAAGGCGACCACGCACAAGACGAAGCCGAAGGACTCCGAGCTGGGCTTCGGCAGTGTCTTCACCGACCACATGTTCGTGTCCGACTTCCAGGAGGAGAAGGGCTGGTATGACCCGCGGGTCGAGCCGTACGGGCTGCTGCCCCTCGATCCGGCCGCCGCCGTGCTGCACTATGCCCAGGCAGTTTTCGACGGCCTCAAGGCCTTTCGGGGCGTCGACGGCAAGGTCCGCCTCTTCCGCCCGCAGAAGCATGTCGAGCGTCTCAACAACTCGGCCAAGCACATGTGCATCCCGCCGCTGGACCCCGAGCTCGCCCTGCGATCACTGGTGACTCTCGTGGGAATCGAGCGCGACTGGGTGCCCGCGGCCATCGGCACCTCCCTGTATATCCGGCCAACCATCATCGCCAGCGAGCCCTTCCTGGGCGTTCGCCCGGCCAAGTCGTACATCTACTTCGTCATTCTCTCGCCCGTGGGCGCCTACTACCCGGAGGGCATGGCCCCCGTCAAGATCCGCGTGGAGGAGCGGCACGTCCGCGCCGTCGAGGGTGGCCTCGGCAACGCCAAGACCGGCGCCAACTACGCGGCGAGCCTCATGGCCGGCGAGGAGGCCAAGCACGAGGGCTTCACCCAGGTGCTCTGGCTCGACGGCGTGCACCGGAAGTACATCGACGAGGTCGGGACCATGAACATCATGGTCAAGATCGCGGGCGAGGTGATCACCCCGCCGCTCACCGGCACCATCCTGCCCGGCGTGACGCGCGACTCCGTCTTGACGCTGCTCCGCGATTGGGGCGGCAAGGTCAGCGAGCGCCAGATCTCGATCGACGAGGTCGTGGCCGCCCACACCGCGGGCACCCTGGAGGAGGTCTTCGGGACCGGCACGGCTGCCGTCATCTCCCCGGTGGGCGAGCTCGCCTTCAGGGGCCGTCGCATGGTCATCAATGGCGGCACCATCGGACCAATGACCCAGAAGCTCTACGACGCCATCGTG
- a CDS encoding GntR family transcriptional regulator encodes MGRTVPRYHQIAETLRARISAGGMVAGQRLDNQRTLAQSFGVTLMTLRQALEVLARDGLITRRHGLGTFVAPPSVDYDILQFRTLAGDLSAVGEDVATRFLRSRFVRADRRVAQELGLADRARIFVLERLRLVDGQPLSFQVSHLPAAIGEEADKADLTVTPLRQALSFKLGIEITAARETVSAETLPARAARELGCAAGAPCFRSDRVSSDAESRPIVYDRVFIPGDRFRITRQLHYDRSATA; translated from the coding sequence ATGGGAAGGACGGTGCCGCGCTATCACCAGATCGCCGAGACTCTGCGCGCGCGGATCAGCGCGGGCGGCATGGTGGCCGGGCAGCGTCTCGACAATCAGCGCACGCTCGCCCAGTCGTTCGGCGTGACGCTCATGACGCTGCGCCAGGCCCTCGAGGTTCTCGCGCGCGACGGCCTGATCACTCGCCGTCACGGTCTCGGCACCTTCGTGGCGCCTCCCTCCGTCGACTACGACATTCTCCAGTTCAGGACGCTCGCAGGCGATCTCAGCGCGGTGGGCGAGGACGTGGCCACCCGCTTTCTCCGCAGCCGGTTCGTGCGGGCCGATCGTCGCGTGGCGCAGGAGCTGGGCCTGGCCGACCGCGCCCGGATTTTCGTCCTCGAGCGGCTGCGTCTCGTGGACGGCCAGCCCCTGTCCTTCCAGGTCTCGCACCTGCCCGCGGCCATCGGAGAGGAGGCGGACAAGGCGGATCTCACGGTGACGCCGCTCCGTCAGGCTCTCTCCTTCAAGCTCGGCATCGAGATCACCGCCGCCCGCGAGACCGTCTCGGCCGAGACGCTCCCCGCGCGGGCGGCCCGAGAGCTCGGCTGCGCGGCGGGCGCTCCCTGCTTCCGCTCCGACCGCGTCTCCAGCGATGCGGAGAGCCGCCCCATCGTCTACGACCGGGTCTTCATTCCCGGCGATCGCTTCCGCATCACGCGACAACTCCACTACGACAGGAGCGCGACAGCATGA
- a CDS encoding electron transfer flavoprotein subunit alpha/FixB family protein — MAGAMWCVVEDDRQGNPKKVMAEVLGEASRLASQLGGQVEAVWLTDKTTEAGIKQLGEWGAKRVLLIENAGLAPYRGEVWAPVLAELVQKESPQAVFGAVTTRQREVMARLAARLGAGLSADTVAFAAEGGKLMATRPIYAGKLLSKITWAKTPWLATLRPNVFKPADAQPGAAPAVDKPAVTVPAPAMSLVERREESSTGLPELAEAEIVVSGGRGLKGPENFVILESLAKVLGAAVGASRAAVDAGWRPHRFQIGQTGRTISPKLYLGFGISGAIQHLAGMRTSKVICAINKDPEAPIFKIADFGIVGDLFEVAPALEQEFKKLLEK; from the coding sequence ATGGCTGGAGCAATGTGGTGCGTGGTCGAGGATGACCGGCAGGGCAATCCGAAGAAGGTGATGGCGGAAGTCCTGGGCGAAGCCTCACGGCTGGCCTCTCAGCTGGGCGGTCAGGTCGAGGCGGTATGGCTGACGGACAAGACGACCGAGGCCGGCATCAAGCAGCTCGGCGAGTGGGGCGCCAAGCGCGTCCTCCTGATCGAGAACGCGGGTCTCGCGCCGTACCGGGGCGAGGTGTGGGCTCCCGTCCTCGCCGAGCTGGTACAGAAGGAGTCACCTCAGGCGGTCTTCGGGGCGGTGACGACGCGACAGCGCGAGGTGATGGCGCGTCTGGCCGCGCGGCTGGGGGCCGGGCTCTCTGCCGATACCGTGGCCTTTGCGGCCGAGGGCGGAAAGCTCATGGCCACGCGACCCATCTACGCGGGCAAGCTCCTCTCGAAGATCACCTGGGCCAAGACGCCGTGGCTGGCCACCCTCAGACCCAATGTCTTCAAGCCGGCCGATGCGCAGCCGGGGGCAGCCCCCGCCGTGGACAAGCCCGCCGTGACCGTGCCCGCGCCGGCCATGAGCCTCGTCGAGCGTCGCGAGGAGTCGTCCACGGGCCTGCCCGAGCTGGCCGAGGCCGAGATCGTGGTCTCGGGCGGGCGGGGTCTGAAGGGGCCGGAGAACTTCGTCATCCTGGAATCCCTGGCCAAGGTGCTGGGCGCCGCCGTGGGAGCCTCACGCGCGGCCGTCGATGCCGGCTGGCGGCCCCACCGCTTCCAGATCGGGCAGACGGGCCGAACGATCTCGCCGAAACTGTATCTGGGGTTCGGCATCTCGGGCGCCATCCAGCATCTGGCGGGCATGCGCACCTCGAAGGTGATCTGCGCCATCAACAAAGACCCCGAGGCGCCGATCTTCAAGATCGCCGATTTCGGCATCGTGGGCGACCTCTTCGAGGTCGCCCCGGCCCTCGAGCAGGAATTCAAGAAGCTCCTGGAGAAATAG